Within the Echinicola jeungdonensis genome, the region TAAAGCCCCATTCTATTAATATTTGAACAATGAGCCATTAAAAAGTCCCTTGTTCTACAGGGTTACAAATCCTGATTTATTGGAATTTGACATTGCAAATGTCGAATAGCGGTAATAGGTAACCCGAGGAATGGGTTGAAATAATGAGGGCTTTTTATTAACTTCTAAAGGTGTTTCTCACTTTTCGGGAAAATATGTCCAAGAGGTGTTCTTTGAAAAAAATCGGTTGAGTATTGGGAGATTTTTAACCGGAGAGGAAGAAATGAATTCCTATTTGAGTTTTAAATTTTCAAAAGTGGAAAATCAAATGTCAGGGACCTTTCATTGGATAAGATTTACCCAGTGGGCCTTATTTTTTAGATTATATCCAGATCATAAAGACCTATAAAATTATTGTTCTAAAATAAGAGCGGTATAACGGAAAACAATTCTCAAGCAATGAAATAATTTTTAAAGGATTTCCTGGTGATGAATCATAATGGTAAAAAACCTGCAGGTTCAACGATTTGGGAGATAAATACTCGGAAATATCATATAGAAAAATAAGCTTACTTGAACAATGATTTGAACTATGACCCAGATAAAAGACGAATGAATGATGGGGATTCTTATGAATATTTTATGGGAAGATGGAGTTCGTTAATGGCCATTAAATTTTTTGCGATGGCTTGATATTCCTTCCCATAAGAACTGGCTCGATATTGGTTGTGGAACGGGTGCCTTGAGCCAGGCCATTGAAAATTATGAGAGCCCCTCAAGCTTATCAGGTATAGATACATCCATCGGATACATTGAAAAAAGCGAAGCAAAGGGTTTCAATGAACCGGGATTTTAAAGTCGGTAATGTTGATGATTTGCCATTTGATGATCAAAGATTTGATGTCGTAGTATCGGGGCTTGCACTAAACTTCTTCCCTGATATAGAGAATGCTTTATTGGAAATGAAAAGAGTAACCAGGCCAGGGGGAGTTATTGCAGCTTACGTATGGGATTATGCTGAAAAAATGGAATTCTTAAGATATTTTTGGGATGCTTCCTGCCAAATTGATTCATCCTCTAAAAACCTTGACGAAGGAAAAAGATTTCCTATTTGTAATTCAGAAAAATTTATCAAAAGAATTGAGAAAGGTTGGGCTAGTAGAAGTTGAAGCTTCTTTTCTTGAAATTGAAACTGTATTTAAAGATTTTGATGATTATTGGAATCCATTTTTTGGTGGACAAGGGCCTGCACCCGGTTTTTTACAGTCATTAAATAAGAACTCCCAAGATAAATTAAAAGATAAAATTCGGGAACGAATAAATTTTGAACCTGATGGTTCAATTAGGCTAATTGGAGGGCCATAGTAGGTAAGGGAAAAACGACTCAAAATAATGTTTAAAAATGCATTGAAATGAATGTAATACTTACCATTTCAGGAAAGTATGGATTTTGAACAAATAAAATGTTAAGTGAAATAATAAAGTATTGTACTTCCCTAAATACCGTTTACCATTTTGTTTAAAAATTCTTTTCCAATTTTTGTATAGAGAACCGTAGGCTAAAATTTTAAGGACCCTCAGCTCAGCCGTCCGGCCAATGGGTTTATTATGCAAAGTCGTAGATTTTGTGCGATAATACTGCATAATATACCTCCTTTTATACTATCTATTTAATTAGTTGATGTTAAGGGTGAAATAACGTAAATTATATAATATTTATTAAAATAAATGGCAGGTAATATTATATAAAATAATACTGTGTGTTTGTATTATAGCAGGGTGGTATTGGATATTATACTCCAATTTTGGTGTAATATAATGTTAGGATTAATCTTTAAAAAATAGAAGAGGAAACCTGATACAATTTAGTGCCTTAGCCATAATTTGGCCCTATCATTTTAGATAAGGGTAATTCCATTAACGCTTTCAGCAAAGGATTTAATCTAAAATGAGGCATCGCTATGAAAACATTACAGGCTTACTTATTTATTCCCCTCCTTCTTTTGGGGCTCATTCTAAATTTTAGCTGCAGCCCAGATTGAGGGGCCTGCAATCACCCAGGAAACCCCGGTGTATGCAAGCAAACAGGCATGCAGATGTCGAAAGATAATATTGTCACCTACCTGTTTTCATTCAACTCTGCAGGCTTCAATTTCGATTTTGGAATTTCAGAAACTGTACAAACTGGCAGTTTTAGCTATGATTCCGACAACCCGGTAAACTTCAACAATGGTCTGGGGTTCTATGTTTTCGATTTCGAATTC harbors:
- a CDS encoding class I SAM-dependent methyltransferase, producing MKKAKQRVSMNRDFKVGNVDDLPFDDQRFDVVVSGLALNFFPDIENALLEMKRVTRPGGVIAAYVWDYAEKMEFLRYFWDASCQIDSSSKNLDEGKRFPICNSEKFIKRIEKGWASRS